Proteins co-encoded in one Arachis stenosperma cultivar V10309 chromosome 7, arast.V10309.gnm1.PFL2, whole genome shotgun sequence genomic window:
- the LOC130940859 gene encoding root phototropism protein 3-like isoform X1, translated as MQNKTVTCTFLIGKWDPLRFLFLPFSFHHSVLSLFSSTIWLYVMMNNDNHSCHQHHEEEEEEEETHCWFDDACILDMDYFVKTLSGIKQKGVRSDLIGSIITHYASKWLPDLSSSTDIFSDNKDRLTSPESVTASWLKKRFFVETLVGVLPPEKDSIPCNFLLRLLRTANMVGVEGSYRLELEKRISWQLDQASLKELMIPSFSHTCGTLLDVEIVIRLVKRFVCLDHEGVKSGAALVKVAKLIDSYLAEVALDANLTLSEFVALAGALPTHARATDDGLYRAIDTYLKAHPSVSKQERKGLCRLIDSRKLTPEASLHAAQNERLPVRAVIQVLFSEQTKLNRHLDWSSGSFSGLRSPCNGSLDTPLRCLSKREMSAQQMEIRKLKEEVYRLQNQCNAMQVQLERMVEKKKGLFFKLKKFGIGNRSSSIVGEVEKIMEQESGRFGRETPMDLKSGVLGVMTPHKWRKSTS; from the exons ATGCAAAACAAAACAGTAACATGCACCTTTTTGATTGGGAAATGGGACCCTCTCAGATTTCTGTTCCTTCCTTTTAGCTTCCATCATTCAGTGCTCTCACTCTTTTCCTCTACAATATGGTTATATG TAATGATGAACAATGACAACCATTCCTGCCACCaacatcatgaagaagaagaagaagaagaagaaacgcaTTGCTGGTTTGATGATGCATGCATTCTGGACATGGACTACTTCGTGAAGACCCTCTCAGGAATCAAGCAAAAGGGTGTTCGTTCTGATTTGATAGGATCAATCATAACTCATTATGCTTCCAAATGGCTCCCTGACCTTTCTTCTTCAACTGACATCTTTTCTGATAACAAGGATCGTCTTACATCACCAGAGAGTGTCACGGCTTCATGGCTAAAGAAGAGGTTCTTTGTTGAAACCTTG GTTGGTGTTCTTCCACCAGAGAAAGATTCCATTCCATGCAACTTCCTCCTTAGGCTCCTAAGAACAGCTAACATGGTTGGGGTTGAGGGAAGTTACAGATTAGAGCTTGAGAAGCGGATTTCATGGCAGCTAGACCAGGCTTCATTGAAGGAGCTTATGATACCTTCGTTTAGCCACACTTGTGGGACACTGCTTGATGTTGAGATTGTGATAAGGTTGGTGAAGAGGTTCGTGTGCTTGGACCATGAAGGTGTTAAGAGTGGTGCTGCTTTGGTTAAGGTGGCTAAGTTGATTGATTCCTACCTCGCTGAGGTTGCTTTAGATGCTAATCTCACCTTGTCTGAGTTTGTTGCACTCGCCGGAGCTCTTCCAACTCATGCAAGAGCCACTGATGATGGCTTGTACAGAGCCATTGATACTTATCTCAAA GCACATCCAAGTGTGTCAAAGCAAGAAAGGAAGGGTCTGTGTAGGCTTATTGATAGCAGAAAACTCACACCAGAGGCCTCACTTCATGCAGCTCAAAATGAACGGTTACCTGTGAGAGCTGTTATTCAAGTTCTCTTCTCTGAACAAACTAAGCTAAACCGCCATTTGGACTGGAGTAGTGGCTCCTTCAGTGGCCTCAGGAGCCCCTGCAATGGCAGCTTAGACACGCCTTTACGTTGCCTGTCAAAGCGCGAAATGAGTGCTCAGCAGATGGAGATAAGGAAGCTGAAAGAAGAGGTTTATAGGCTGCAAAACCAGTGCAATGCAATGCAAGTGCAGCTGGAGAGAATGGTGGAGAAGAAGAAAGGTTTGTTCTTCAAGTTGAAGAAGTTTGGTATTGGTAATAGAAGCAGCAGCATTGTGGGAGAGGTAGAGAAGATTATGGAACAAGAGAGTGGCAGGTTTGGAAGGGAAACGCCAATGGACTTAAAAAGTGGTGTGTTAGGTGTTATGACTCCTCACAAGTGGAGGAAATCTACCTCCTGA
- the LOC130940857 gene encoding uncharacterized protein LOC130940857, with protein sequence MAEDYGFTQEEMAVTENLGYPKAYAKLCRDRGFTPYRHGPPFTFIPHALHEDDAERASKLDQMFPIMDLKAKPTTKPKIFVSILWKQLSHLGNAGFDPAVIRVDGYGNVLYYHADSASPLAWDIDHWFPCSRGGLTVLSNLRILQRQVCKRKKNKLEFLVPWWDFQLGISVNQFLSIFASSNSDFRHRAFSFLFSEGENHELNASQIVDSHSFPQHFIGLKEKVGLAPAAIVESRREPFDVLALRHLDYNNKKARPMSQAIVSSRKVNANLLKENEDPEFVKNPYQAIVMARDSLKQREEATKMQTEIQKLDNEVDELKLKNEEEKLVIEDLEMTLIKRRKKAEKCRRLAEAQSSYRSMLEKMIRDTMHQSVLYKEQVRLNQAATNALMARLEAQRGICDAAERELHKKFRQKEEIENQIRSTWDQGRKRSRIDDTNFEGRRDSNQALYLPGIRPRTPLHKELRLFLEEEQRTSEAGLSANEEQKQEVKEEEARIRNEKLEEHAGSVVELDGEDSIENGVKNLEINECKRRVYEIETAEEDEEIRRQRGKGNVEKWLQMLLEKSPEAPDPEPYETNEDACGGTQDIIIQKLNQVFPQLDLKISKVSDSDDNEKQLQLPQERTEWGAGRSMATGNKDYSEETCIGSEGNRTLNFDKVMESKEQKKGKRLVRSESAGTLRRIPSSPLLLGMKKGVECIRKKSFKW encoded by the exons ATGGCAGAAGATTATGGATTCACACAAGAGGAAATGGCTGTGACTGAGAACCTTGGGTACCCAAAAGCGTATGCTAAACTCTGCAGGGATCGTGGTTTCACTCCCTACCGCCATGGCCCTCCCTTCACTTTCATCCCTCATGCTTTGCATGAAGACGAC gCTGAAAGAGCAAGTAAGTTAGATCAAATGTTTCCGATTATGGATCTGAAAGCTAAGCCAACCACGAAGCCAAAAATCTTCGTCAGCATATTGTGGAAGCAGCTTAGCCATCTTGG GAATGCTGGTTTTGACCCTGCCGTAATTCGAGTAGATGGTTATGGCAATGTGCTGTATTATCATGCTGACTCAGCCTCTCCTCTTGCCTGGGACATTGATCACTGGTTTCCTTGTTCAa GGGGAGGTTTGACAGTGTTGAGCAATCTAAGGATATTGCAGAGGCAAGTCtgtaagaggaagaagaataagCTGGAATTCTTAGTCCCATGGTGGGATTTCCAATTGGGTATCTCTGTAAACCAATTCCTCTCCATTTTTGCCTCTTCAAATTCAGACTTTAG GCACAGGgcattttcatttttgttctctgaaggGGAAAACCATGAATTGAATGCTTCACAAATAGTGGATTCCCATTCTTTTCCACAGCACTTCATTGGGCTCAAAGAAAAAGTTGGCCTTGCTCCAGCTGCAATTGTAGAATCTCGAAGGGAACCTTTCGATGTATTGGCTTTAAGACATCTCGATTATAATAACAAGAAGGCAAGGCCTATGTCTCAAGCAATAG TATCTTCTAGAAAAGTAAATGCCAATCTACTGAAAGAAAATGAAGACCCGGAATTCGTTAAGAACCCCTACCAAGCCATTGTCATGGCAAGAGATTCTCTGAAGCAAAGAGAAGAAGCTACTAAAATGCAGACAGAGATACAGAAACTAGATAATGAAGTGGATGAACTGAAGCTCAAAAATGAGGAAGAGAAGCTCGTTATTGAAGACCTGGAAATGACACTCATAAAACGAAGGAAGAAGGCAGAAAAATGCAGACGGTTAGCGGAAGCTCAATCTTCTTATAGGAGCATGTTAGAGAAGATGATTAGAGATACCATGCACCA GAGTGTCTTGTACAAGGAACAAGTAAGACTGAACCAGGCTGCAACTAATGCACTAATGGCTAGACTTGAAGCTCAGAGGGGGATTTGTGATGCTGCAGAGAGAGAGCTTCATAAGAAGTTTAGACAAAAAGAAGAGATAGAGAATCAGATAAGATCTACATGGGATCAAGGAAGGAAGAGGTCCAGAATAGACGATACCAACTTTGAAGGAAGAAGAGATAGTAATCAAGCTCTCTATTTGCCTGGGATCAGGCCAAGAACACCATTGCACAAGGAGCTCAGACTGTTCTTGGAAGAGGAACAAAGGACATCTGAAGCTGGCTTATCCGCAAATGAAGAACAAAAGCAAGAAGTAAAAGAAGAGGAAGCAAGAATCAGAAATGAGAAGCTGGAGGAGCATGCCGGATCAGTTGTTGAATTGGATGGAGAAGACTCAATTGAGAATGGAGTTAAGAATCTCGAAATCAATGAATGCAAGAGAAGAGTCTATGAAATTGAAACTGCGGAAGAAGATGAGGAAATCAGGAGGCAGCGTGGGAAAGGAAACGTTGAGAAGTGGCTTCAAATGCTTTTAGAGAAGAGTCCAGAAGCACCGGATCCGGAACCATACGAGACAAATGAAGATGCTTGTGGTGGAACTCAAGATATAATAATCCAAAAGTTGAATCAGGTTTTCCCACAACTGGACTTGAAGATCTCCAAGGTTTCAGATTCTGATGACAATGAGAAGCAGCTTCAACTTCCTCAGGAAAGAACAGAATGGGGAGCTGGAAGATCTATGGCAACAGGAAACAAAGATTACTCTGAAGAAACTTGCATAGGTAGTGAAGGAAATAGAACTCTCAACTTTGATAAGGTGATGGAAAGTAAGGAACAGAAGAAGGGAAAAAGGCTCGTTAGATCAGAGAGTGCCGGCACCTTGAGGCGAATCCCATCATCACCATTGCTTCTTGGGATGAAAAAAGGTGTCGAATGCATTCGGAAGAAGTCCTTTAAgtggtga
- the LOC130940858 gene encoding plastidic ATP/ADP-transporter-like, translating to MEAVLQTRGLLSLPTNPRNRLLQTPQNLKHRFFTPKPKIIGGFSPLTATPIPKQLNGFALKANTFGQKGKNLFVCRAEAAASADGQPLFAESTESENKPKILGVEVATLKKIIPLGMMFFCILFNYTILRDTKDVLVVTARGSSAEIIPFLKTWVNLPMAVGFMLLYTKLANVLSKQALFYSVILPFIAFFGAFGFVLYPLSNYIHPEAFADKLLNILGPRFLGPLAIMRIWSFCLFYVMAELWGSVVISVLFWGFANQITTVDEAKRFYPLFGLGANVALVFSGRTVKYFSNLRQNLGPGVDGWAISLKAMMSIVVGMGFAICFLYWWVNNYVPLPERSKKKKEKPKMGTMESIKFLVSSKYIRDLATLVVAYGISINLVEVTWKSKLKAQFPSPNEYSSFMGDFSTATGIATFTMMLVSQFIFDRYGWGVAAKITPTVLLLTGVAFFSLILFGGPVAPVIAKFGMTPLLAAVYVGALQNIFSKSAKYSLFDPCKEMAYIPLDEDTKVKGKAAIDVVCNPLGKSGGALIQQFMILSFGSLANSTPYLGGVLLVIVLAWLAAAKSLDTQFTALRREEELEKEMERAAAVKIPVVADNEGGNGSLPSISPLNPVGGGDTSSSPSTPRSL from the exons atgGAGGCTGTTCTTCAGACCAGAGGGCTTCTCTCCCTTCCTACAAACCCCAGGAACAGGCTCCTACAAACACCCCAGAACTTAAAGCATCGATTTTTCACTCCGAAGCCCAAAATCATTGGTGGGTTTTCTCCCCTCACAGCTACACCAATCCCAAAACAACTCAATGGATTTGCCTTAAAAGCCAACACCTTTGGCCAAAAGGGCAAGAATTTGTTCGTATGCAGGGCGGAAGCTGCAGCTTCAGCTGATGGGCAGCCACTGTTTGCTGAAAGTACTGAATCAGAGAACAAGCCAAAGATTTTGGGTGTTGAAGTTGCCACCTTGAAGAAGATTATACCATTGGGGATGATGTTCTTTTGCATCCTTTTCAATTACACAATCCTCAGGGACACGAAGGATGTTCTTGTTGTCACTGCTAGAGGTAGCAGTGCAGAGATTATACCCTTTCTGAAGACATGGGTGAACCTTCCCATGGCCGTTGGATTCATGTTGCTGTATACTAAATTGGCTAATGTTTTGTCAAAACAAGCACTCTTTTATTCTGTTATTCTTCCATTTATTGCATTCTTTGGTGCCTTTGGTTTTGTCCTGTACCCTCTCAGCAACTACATCCACCCTGAGGCATTTGCGGACAAGCTTCTCAACATCCTTGGACCAAGGTTTCTTGGCCCCCTTGCAATTATGAGAATATGGAGTTTCTGTTTGTTCTATGTCATGGCTGAATTGTGGGGGAGTGTGGTCATTTCCGTGCTCTTTTGGGGTTTTGCCAATCAG ATAACTACAGTTGACGAAGCGAAACGATTCTATCcactatttgggctaggggccAATGTAGCTCTCGTTTTCTCTGGCCGGACAGTGAAATACTTCTCTAATCTGAGGCAAAATTTAGGTCCTGGAGTTGATGGTTGGGCCATCTCTCTAAAAGCAATGATGAGCATAGTTGTTGGTATGGGATTTGCTATCTGCTTCTTGTATTGGTGGGTGAATAACTATGTTCCTCTTCCTGAAcggagcaagaagaagaag GAAAAGCCAAAAATGGGAACAATGGAGAGCATAAAATTCTTGGTGTCTTCGAAATACATAAGAGATCTTGCCACTTTGGTGGTTGCATACGGAATTAGCATTAACCTTGTTGAGGTTACATGGAAATCAAAGCTCAAAGCTCAG TTTCCTAGCCCGAACGAGTACTCATCATTTATGGGTGACTTCTCAACCGCAACTGGAATTGCCACATTCACAATGATGCTTGTGAGCCAATTTATATTTGACAGGTACGGATGGGGAGTTGCTGCCAAGATCACCCCTACTGTCCTGCTTTTGACAGGAGTTGCCTTCTTCTCTCTTATTTTATTCGGAGGCCCGGTTGCACCTGTTATTGCGAAGTTTGGAATGACTCCACTGCTAGCTGCTGTATACGTCGGTGCATTGCAAAACATATTCAGCAAGAGTGCTAAGTACAGTTTATTCGATCCATGCAAAGAAATGGCCTACATTCCATTGGATGAGGATACCAAG GTCAAAGGAAAGGCAGCCATTGATGTTGTTTGCAACCCCTTGGGGAAGTCCGGAGGCGCTCTTATTCAGCAGTTTATGATATTGAGTTTTGGCTCGTTGGCGAATTCAACCCCATACCTTGGAGGAGTGCTTCTGGTGATTGTTCTTGCATGGTTAGCAGCAGCCAAATCCTTGGACACCCAATTCACTGCCCTGCGCCGAGAAGAAGAGCTCGAGAAAGAGATGGAAAGAGCAGCTGCGGTTAAGATACCAGTGGTGGCCGACAATGAGGGTGGGAATGGCTCTCTTCCAAGCATTTCGCCATTGAATCCGGTTGGTGGTGGTGACACCTCAAGCAGTCCTTCAACCCCTCGCAGCCTTTAA
- the LOC130940859 gene encoding root phototropism protein 3-like isoform X2, with protein MDYNNYNASSTTETKTRANKFLNTAVMMNNDNHSCHQHHEEEEEEEETHCWFDDACILDMDYFVKTLSGIKQKGVRSDLIGSIITHYASKWLPDLSSSTDIFSDNKDRLTSPESVTASWLKKRFFVETLVGVLPPEKDSIPCNFLLRLLRTANMVGVEGSYRLELEKRISWQLDQASLKELMIPSFSHTCGTLLDVEIVIRLVKRFVCLDHEGVKSGAALVKVAKLIDSYLAEVALDANLTLSEFVALAGALPTHARATDDGLYRAIDTYLKAHPSVSKQERKGLCRLIDSRKLTPEASLHAAQNERLPVRAVIQVLFSEQTKLNRHLDWSSGSFSGLRSPCNGSLDTPLRCLSKREMSAQQMEIRKLKEEVYRLQNQCNAMQVQLERMVEKKKGLFFKLKKFGIGNRSSSIVGEVEKIMEQESGRFGRETPMDLKSGVLGVMTPHKWRKSTS; from the exons ATGGACTATAATAACTATAACGCTTCTTCAACCACTGAGACAAAAACCAGAGCCAACAAGTTCCTTAACACTGCAGTAATGATGAACAATGACAACCATTCCTGCCACCaacatcatgaagaagaagaagaagaagaagaaacgcaTTGCTGGTTTGATGATGCATGCATTCTGGACATGGACTACTTCGTGAAGACCCTCTCAGGAATCAAGCAAAAGGGTGTTCGTTCTGATTTGATAGGATCAATCATAACTCATTATGCTTCCAAATGGCTCCCTGACCTTTCTTCTTCAACTGACATCTTTTCTGATAACAAGGATCGTCTTACATCACCAGAGAGTGTCACGGCTTCATGGCTAAAGAAGAGGTTCTTTGTTGAAACCTTG GTTGGTGTTCTTCCACCAGAGAAAGATTCCATTCCATGCAACTTCCTCCTTAGGCTCCTAAGAACAGCTAACATGGTTGGGGTTGAGGGAAGTTACAGATTAGAGCTTGAGAAGCGGATTTCATGGCAGCTAGACCAGGCTTCATTGAAGGAGCTTATGATACCTTCGTTTAGCCACACTTGTGGGACACTGCTTGATGTTGAGATTGTGATAAGGTTGGTGAAGAGGTTCGTGTGCTTGGACCATGAAGGTGTTAAGAGTGGTGCTGCTTTGGTTAAGGTGGCTAAGTTGATTGATTCCTACCTCGCTGAGGTTGCTTTAGATGCTAATCTCACCTTGTCTGAGTTTGTTGCACTCGCCGGAGCTCTTCCAACTCATGCAAGAGCCACTGATGATGGCTTGTACAGAGCCATTGATACTTATCTCAAA GCACATCCAAGTGTGTCAAAGCAAGAAAGGAAGGGTCTGTGTAGGCTTATTGATAGCAGAAAACTCACACCAGAGGCCTCACTTCATGCAGCTCAAAATGAACGGTTACCTGTGAGAGCTGTTATTCAAGTTCTCTTCTCTGAACAAACTAAGCTAAACCGCCATTTGGACTGGAGTAGTGGCTCCTTCAGTGGCCTCAGGAGCCCCTGCAATGGCAGCTTAGACACGCCTTTACGTTGCCTGTCAAAGCGCGAAATGAGTGCTCAGCAGATGGAGATAAGGAAGCTGAAAGAAGAGGTTTATAGGCTGCAAAACCAGTGCAATGCAATGCAAGTGCAGCTGGAGAGAATGGTGGAGAAGAAGAAAGGTTTGTTCTTCAAGTTGAAGAAGTTTGGTATTGGTAATAGAAGCAGCAGCATTGTGGGAGAGGTAGAGAAGATTATGGAACAAGAGAGTGGCAGGTTTGGAAGGGAAACGCCAATGGACTTAAAAAGTGGTGTGTTAGGTGTTATGACTCCTCACAAGTGGAGGAAATCTACCTCCTGA
- the LOC130940859 gene encoding root phototropism protein 3-like isoform X3, translating to MMNNDNHSCHQHHEEEEEEEETHCWFDDACILDMDYFVKTLSGIKQKGVRSDLIGSIITHYASKWLPDLSSSTDIFSDNKDRLTSPESVTASWLKKRFFVETLVGVLPPEKDSIPCNFLLRLLRTANMVGVEGSYRLELEKRISWQLDQASLKELMIPSFSHTCGTLLDVEIVIRLVKRFVCLDHEGVKSGAALVKVAKLIDSYLAEVALDANLTLSEFVALAGALPTHARATDDGLYRAIDTYLKAHPSVSKQERKGLCRLIDSRKLTPEASLHAAQNERLPVRAVIQVLFSEQTKLNRHLDWSSGSFSGLRSPCNGSLDTPLRCLSKREMSAQQMEIRKLKEEVYRLQNQCNAMQVQLERMVEKKKGLFFKLKKFGIGNRSSSIVGEVEKIMEQESGRFGRETPMDLKSGVLGVMTPHKWRKSTS from the exons ATGATGAACAATGACAACCATTCCTGCCACCaacatcatgaagaagaagaagaagaagaagaaacgcaTTGCTGGTTTGATGATGCATGCATTCTGGACATGGACTACTTCGTGAAGACCCTCTCAGGAATCAAGCAAAAGGGTGTTCGTTCTGATTTGATAGGATCAATCATAACTCATTATGCTTCCAAATGGCTCCCTGACCTTTCTTCTTCAACTGACATCTTTTCTGATAACAAGGATCGTCTTACATCACCAGAGAGTGTCACGGCTTCATGGCTAAAGAAGAGGTTCTTTGTTGAAACCTTG GTTGGTGTTCTTCCACCAGAGAAAGATTCCATTCCATGCAACTTCCTCCTTAGGCTCCTAAGAACAGCTAACATGGTTGGGGTTGAGGGAAGTTACAGATTAGAGCTTGAGAAGCGGATTTCATGGCAGCTAGACCAGGCTTCATTGAAGGAGCTTATGATACCTTCGTTTAGCCACACTTGTGGGACACTGCTTGATGTTGAGATTGTGATAAGGTTGGTGAAGAGGTTCGTGTGCTTGGACCATGAAGGTGTTAAGAGTGGTGCTGCTTTGGTTAAGGTGGCTAAGTTGATTGATTCCTACCTCGCTGAGGTTGCTTTAGATGCTAATCTCACCTTGTCTGAGTTTGTTGCACTCGCCGGAGCTCTTCCAACTCATGCAAGAGCCACTGATGATGGCTTGTACAGAGCCATTGATACTTATCTCAAA GCACATCCAAGTGTGTCAAAGCAAGAAAGGAAGGGTCTGTGTAGGCTTATTGATAGCAGAAAACTCACACCAGAGGCCTCACTTCATGCAGCTCAAAATGAACGGTTACCTGTGAGAGCTGTTATTCAAGTTCTCTTCTCTGAACAAACTAAGCTAAACCGCCATTTGGACTGGAGTAGTGGCTCCTTCAGTGGCCTCAGGAGCCCCTGCAATGGCAGCTTAGACACGCCTTTACGTTGCCTGTCAAAGCGCGAAATGAGTGCTCAGCAGATGGAGATAAGGAAGCTGAAAGAAGAGGTTTATAGGCTGCAAAACCAGTGCAATGCAATGCAAGTGCAGCTGGAGAGAATGGTGGAGAAGAAGAAAGGTTTGTTCTTCAAGTTGAAGAAGTTTGGTATTGGTAATAGAAGCAGCAGCATTGTGGGAGAGGTAGAGAAGATTATGGAACAAGAGAGTGGCAGGTTTGGAAGGGAAACGCCAATGGACTTAAAAAGTGGTGTGTTAGGTGTTATGACTCCTCACAAGTGGAGGAAATCTACCTCCTGA